A genomic region of Anas platyrhynchos isolate ZD024472 breed Pekin duck chromosome 19, IASCAAS_PekinDuck_T2T, whole genome shotgun sequence contains the following coding sequences:
- the ITGB4 gene encoding integrin beta-4 isoform X3 has product MAALPRVCAGLLLLSLLCTTTLCQRTKNNPCVQSRARSCSECIRVDKECSFCTEESFDKPRCDLRENLLRYGCGEASIVYMRGEMRTEQNISINTRLQRTQVAPQRMFMRLRAGEEMSFNMDVFQPLESPVDLYILMDFSYSMSDDLDNLKSMGHNLAEFLQDLTSNYTIGFGKFVDKVSSPQTDMRPAKLREPWNNADSPFSFKNVIRLTNNINHFSEELRKERISGNLDAPEGGFDAILQTAVCKDDIGWRKDSTHLLVFSTESAFHYEADGTNVLSGILARNDEECHLNHNGTYVYDTKQDYPSVPTLVRLLGRHNIIPIFAVTNHSYSYYEKLHKYFPISAIGVLQEDSSNIVELLRMAFERIRSKMDIRADYEPKALKALKTEFSSSMYQKTESGSFNITRGEVGKFKMRVKALENVGGQHVCSLPEKDRQGVIHVKPTSLSDSLEVRASVVCDVCPCEQHAVPSSPKCNFRGDFICGQCFCHAGWQGDTCDCSLELSSNKTECIRPGEEKVCSGRGECICGKCQCNLEGQVQRFDGDFCQYDVLQCPRTSGFLCNDRGRCSEGACVCESGWEGPGCECPTSNDTCIDSRGGICNNQGRCECGRCICDKASVYISSTCEISYSLGFQAICESIRDCVQCQAWGTGNRKGNCSTCHLQVQMVEELKKEEASEQCSFQDEEDDCTYHYTLMGDPSDLPNATVQVQKKKECPPGNFLWLIPLLIFLILLLGLLLLLCWRFCACCKACLALLPCCARGRTVGFKEDHYMLRQSLMSSDHLDTPMVRSGSLKGRDTVRWKINNNVHKQGFASHTATANPKDLIPYGLSLRLTRLFTQNLTKPESRECEQLRKEVEENLNDIYKHIPGCHKLQQTKFRVQPNSGKRQDHTIVDTVLTAPRSAKMDIIKVTEKHVSHEAFNDLKVSPGYYTVTSDQDAHGMVEFQEAVELVDVRVPLFIREDDDDEKQLQVEAIDVPTGIAEIGRRLVNITIIKEQASSLITFLQPAYSHSRFDKVAKIPVLREIIDNGKSQVTYRTRDLTAKDGRDYVFAEGDLIFQPGETRKEVQVSLLELTEIDTLLHNCQLKQFAIDLLHPKYGAKIGRYPQTTVTIADPEVVDGVPPLTGMGQVTQSPKGRLGAPLNPNAQALSSRKIRLSWFPPPGKPLGYKVKYWIQGDPESEAHLIDVKSPSAELHNLYPFCDYEMQVCAYNAMGEGVYSDIIHCHTLEDVPSEPGRLAFNVVSSTVTQLSWAEPAETNGEITAYEVSYGLVNEDNIPIGPVKKVLVEDPKKRMVLIENLRESQPYRYMVKARNGAGWGPEREATINLATQPKRPLSIPIIPDVPIIDAEGGEDYDSYLMYSSDVLRSPTGSKHPSVSDDSGSRWKYVQLLGEDLDLRRITWRLPPETIPRLSGSSHLSSDTEGLLREEDSDVATGSLMRSGTPRPQAEHLLNGRVDFSGSSGTLTRATNTSYHQLSSHVQQEHRVMGSSSLTRDYSTMMMGHDYPGRPLPPIREDAGRTIPLPRDVGFRSRAKVKGYYPSTGFRDSIIMTDGSAGICKYIDSRLPLGIPDTPTRLVFSALGPTSLKVSWQEPHCEKEVQGYSVQYQLLNGGEVHRLTIPNPAQNSVVVEDLLPNHSYIFKVKAQSEEGWGPEREGVITIESQVDPQSPLSPVPGSPFTLSTPSAPGPLVFTALSPDSLQLSWERPRKPNGAILGYMVTCEMLHGGGEPRNIYVEGDNPETTLTVPHLSENIPYKFKVQAKTTQGFGPEREGIITIESQDGGTFSQFGGQQYMREVYNFPAEYTTKTSISHSSLDPHFSDGMLMTTQRVESASSTLTKQVTKEFVSRTVMSSGTLTKQMERQFYEA; this is encoded by the exons AGCTTTGATAAACCCCGCTGCGACCTGCGGGAGAACCTGCTGCGCTacggctgcggggaggccagcATCGTCTACATGAGGGGCGAGATGCGGACAGAGCAG AACATCAGCATCAACACGCGCCTGCAGAGGACCCAGGTGGCCCCCCAGCGCATGTTCATGCGGCTGCGGGCTGGGGAGGAGATGAGCTTCAACATGGACGTCTTCCAGCCCCTGGAGAGCCCCGTGGATCTCTACATCCTCATGGACTTCTCCTACTCTATGTCCGATGATCTGGACAACCTCAAAAGCATGGGCCACAACCTAG ccgAGTTCCTGCAAGACCTGACCTCCAACTACACCATCGGCTTCGGCAAGTTTGTGGACAAAGTCTCATCCCCGCAGACAGACATGAGGCCTGCGAA GCTTCGCGAGCCCTGGAACAACGCCGACTCCCCCTTCTCCTTCAAGAACGTCATCCGCCTGACCAACAACATCAACCACTTCAGCGAGGAGCTCAGGAAGGAGCGCATCTCCGGCAACCTGGATGCCCCCGAGGGCGGCTTTGATGCTATCCTGCAGACAGCTGTGTGcaag GACGATATCGGCTGGAGGAAGGACAGCACGCACCTGCTCGTGTTCTCCACCGAGTCTGCCTTTCACTACGAAGCCGACGGCACCAACGTCCTGTCAGGGATCCTGGCAAGGAACGACGAGGAGTGTCACCTGAACCACAACGGCACCTACGTGTATGACACCAAGCAGGACTACCCCTCGGTGCCCACCCTGGTGCGCCTGCTGGGCCGGCACAACATCATCCCCATCTTTGCGGTCACCAACCACTCCTACAGCTACTACGAG AAGCTGCACAAGTATTTCCCCATCTCTGCGATCGGGGTGCTGCAGGAAGACTCGTCCAACATCGTGGAGCTGCTTCGCATGGCCTTCGAG cgcaTCCGCTCCAAGATGGACATCCGAGCTGACTACGAGCCCAAGGCCTTGAAGGCCTTGAAGACAGAGTTCAGCTCCTCCATGTACCAAAAGACAGAGTCCGGCTCCTTCAACATCACCCGTGGGGAAGTG GGCAAGTTCAAGATGCGCGTGAAGGCGCTCGAGAACGTCGGCGGGCAGCACGTCTGCAGCCTCCCGGAGAAAGACCGGCAGGGAGTCATCCACGTGAAGCCCACGTCCCTGAGCGACAGCCTTGAAGTCAGAGCCTCGGTGGTCTGTGATGTGTGCCCGTGTGAGCAG CACGCGGTCCCCTCCTCACCCAAGTGCAACTTCCGTGGGGACTTCATCTGTGGACAGTGCTTCTGCCACGCAGGCTG GCAAGGGGACACGTGCGACTGCTCCCTGGAATTGTCCTCCAACAAAACAGAGTGCATCCGCCCTGGGGAGGAGAAAGTGTGCTCAGGCCGGGGTGAGTGTATCTGCGGGAAGTGCCAGTGCAACCTGGAGGGCCAGGTGCAGCGCTTCGACGGGGACTTCTGCCAGTACGACGTCCTGCAGTGCCCGCGCACCTCCGGCTTCCTCTGCAACG ATCGCGGTCGCTGCTCCGAGGGTGCCTGCGTGTGTGAGAGCGGCTGGGAGGGCCCAGGCTGCGAGTGTCCCACGAGCAATGACACCTGCATCGACAGCCGGGGG ggcATCTGCAACAACCAGGGGAGGTGCGAGTGCGGCAGGTGCATCTGTGACAAGGCGTCCGTGTACATCAGCTCCACCTGCGAGATCAGCTACTCCCTG GGTTTCCAGGCCATCTGCGAGAGCATCCGGGACTGTGTCCAGTGCCAGGCCTGGGGAACGGGCAACAGGAAAGGGAACTGCAGCACGTGCCACCTCCAGGTCCAGATGGTGGAGGAGCTGAAGAAAG AGGAGGCCAGTGAGCAATGCTCCTTCCAGGACGAGGAGGATGACTGCACCTACCACTACACCCTGATGGGAGACCCCAGCGACCTCCCCAACGCCACCGTCCAGGTGCAGAAGAAGAAAG AGTGCCCTCCGGGAAACTTCCTCTGGCTCATCCCACTGCTCATTTTCCTGATCCTCCTCCTggggcttctgctgctgctgtgctggaggtTCTGCGCCTGCTGCAAG GCTTGCCTGGCCCTGCTTCCCTGCTGTGCACGAG GTCGCACGGTTGGCTTCAAGGAGGACCACTACATGCTGCGCCAGAGCCTCATGTCCTCCGACCACCTGGACACCCCCATGGTCCGCAGCGGGTCCCTCAAGGGCCGGGACACCGTCCGCTGGAAGATCAACAACAATGTCCACAAGCAGGGCTTCGCCTCCCACACTGCCACCGCCAACCCCAAAGATCTCA TTCCCTACGGGCTGTCTCTGAGGCTGACCCGGCTTTTCACGCAGAACCTCACGAAGCCGGAGAGCCGGGAGTGCGAGCAGCTGCGCAAGGAAGTGGAGGAGAAC CTGAACGACATTTACAAGCACATCCCAGGCTGCCACAAGCTCCAGCAGACCAAGTTCAG gGTACAGCCCAATTCTGGGAAAAG GCAGGACCACACCATCGTGGACACTGTGCTCACCGCCCCTCGCTCAGCCAAGATGGACATCATCAAAGTCACCGAGAAGCACGTCTCCCACGAGGCTTTCAACGACCTGAAGGTTTCGCCAGGTTATTACACCGTGACCTCGGATCAAG ATGCTCATGGGATGGTGGAGTTCCAAGAAGCCGTGGAGCTGGTGGATGTCCGTGTCCCGCTCTTCATCAGggaggatgatgatgatgagaaGCAGCTGCAGGTGGAGGCCATTGACGTCCCCACCGGCATCGCGGAGATTGGACGCAGGCTGGTCAACATCACCATCATCAAAGAACAAG CCAGCAGCCTCATCACCTTCTTGCAGCCAGCCTATTCCCACAGCCGCTTTGACAAGGTGGCCAAGATCCCTGTCCTGCGGGAGATCATAGACAACGGGAAGTCCCAAGTCACCTACAGGACCCGAGACCTCACCGCCAAGGACGGCAGG gaCTACGTCTTTGCAGAAGGCGACCTGATCTTCCAGCCCGGCGAGACCCggaaagaggtgcaggtctCCTTGCTGGAGCTCACCGAAATAGACACCCTCCTGCACAACTGCCAGCTCAAGCAGTTCGCCATCGACCTCCTCCATCCCAAGTACGGCGCCAAGATCGGCCGCTACCCCCAGACCACGGTGACCATCGCTGACCCAG AGGTGGTGGATGGTGTCCCCCCACTGACTGGCATGGGCCAAGTCACGCAGTCCCCCAAAGGCCGCCTGGGTGCACCGCTGAATCCCAATGCCCAGGCTCTCAGCTCCAGGAAAATCCGCCTCAGCTGGTTTCCTCCGCCAGGAAAACCCCTGGGTTACAAG GTGAAATACTGGATCCAGGGGGACCCCGAGTCAGAAGCTCACCTCATCGATGTCAAATCACCATCGGCAGAACTGCATAACCTCTACCCCTTCTGCGACTACGAGATGCAAGTCTGCGCCTACAACGCCATGGGTGAAGGGGTCTACTCCGACATCATCCACTGCCACACGCTGGAGGACG TGCCCAGTGAGCCTGGCCGCTTGGCTTTCAACGTCGTCTCTTCCACCGTGACgcagctgagctgggctgagccTGCAGAAACCAACGGGGAGATCACGGCGTATGAAGTCAGCTACGGACTCGTTAACGAGGACAACA TACCCATTGGCCCAGTGAAGAAAGTGCTGGTGGAAGACCCAAAGAAACGCATGGTGCTGATAGAAAACCTGCGGGAGTCCCAGCCCTACCGCTACATGGTGAAGGCCAGaaatggtgctggctgggggccTGAGAGAGAAGCCACCATCAACCTTGCTACACAGCCCAAGCGTCCATTGTCCA TCCCCATCATCCCTGATGTCCCCATCATCGATGCTGAAGGAGGTGAGGACTATGACAGCTACCTGATGTACAGCTCAGATGTGCTTCGTTCTCCGACTGGCAGCAAGCATCCCAGCGTCTCTGACGATTCAG GCTCCAGGTGGAAATAtgtgcagctgctgggagaagACTTGGATCTTCGCCGCATCACCTGGAGGCTCCCACCTGAAACCATTCCCCGCCTCTCTGGCAGCAGCCACCTCTCCTCGGACACCGAGGGTCTCCTCCGCGAGGAGGACAGCGACGTGGCTACTGGCAGCCTGATGAGGAGCGGGACCCCCCGGCCCCAAGCAG AGCACCTGCTGAACGGCCGGGTGGACTTCTCCGGCAGCAGCGGCACGCTGACCAGGGCAACAAACACCAGCTACCACCAGCTGAGCTCACAcgtgcagcaggagcacagggtgatgggcagctcctcgctGACCAGAGACTACTCCACGATGATGATGGGGCACG ATTACCCAGGGAGACCCCTCCCTCCCATCCGTGAAGATGCTGGGAGGACAATCCCGCTGCCCCGGGATGTGGGTTTCAGGAGCAGGGCAAAGGTGAAGGGTTACTACCCCAGCACTGGCTTTCGGGACTCTATAATCATGACCGATGGGTCTGCAGGGATTTGCAAGTACATAG ATTCCAGGCTGCCGCTGGGCATCCCCGACACCCCGACCCGTTTGGTCTTCTCCGCCCTGGGGCCCACCTCCCTGAAGGTGAGCTGGCAGGAGCCGCACTGCGAGAAGGAGGTGCAGGGCTACAGCGTGCAGTACCAGCTGCTCAACGGAG GAGAGGTGCACCGCCTCACCATCCCCAACCCCGCCCAGAActcggtggtggtggaggaccTGCTGCCCAACCACTCCTACATCTTCAAGGTGAAGGCGCAGAGCGAGGAGGGCTGGGGCCCCGAGAGGGAAGGGGTCATCACCATCGAGTCCCAGGTGGATCCGCAGAGCCCGCTCAGCCCTGTTCCAG GATCCCCCTTCACGCTGAGCACACCCAGTGCTCCCGGACCACTGGTTTTCACCGCTCTCAGCCCCGAttccctgcagctcagctgggagaggCCCCGCAAGCCCAACGGGGCCATCCTGGGCTACATGGTCACCTGCGAGATGCTGCACGGAGGAG GCGAGCCCAGGAATATCTACGTTGAAGGAGACAATCCAGAAACAACCCTGACCGTGCCTCACCTGAGCGAGAACATCCCGTACAAGTTCAAAGTGCAAGCCAAGACCACCCAAGGCTTTGGGCCGGAGAGAGAAGGCATCATCACCATCGAATCTCAGGATGGAG gcACTTTCTCACAGTTTGGAGGACAGCAGTACATGAGAGAAGTGTACAACTTTCCCGCTGAATACACCACCAAAACCAgcatcagccactcctccctgGACCCCCACTTCTCAG ATGGCATGCTGATGACAACCCAGCGGGTGGAGAGCGCCAGCAGCACCCTCACCAAGCAGGTCACCAAAGAGTTCGTCAGCAGGACCGTGATGTCCAGCGGGACCCTCACCAAGCAGATGGAGAGGCAGTTCTACGAGGCCTGA
- the ITGB4 gene encoding integrin beta-4 isoform X2, with protein sequence MRRKRMAALPRVCAGLLLLSLLCTTTLCQRTKNNPCVQSRARSCSECIRVDKECSFCTEESFDKPRCDLRENLLRYGCGEASIVYMRGEMRTEQNISINTRLQRTQVAPQRMFMRLRAGEEMSFNMDVFQPLESPVDLYILMDFSYSMSDDLDNLKSMGHNLAEFLQDLTSNYTIGFGKFVDKVSSPQTDMRPAKLREPWNNADSPFSFKNVIRLTNNINHFSEELRKERISGNLDAPEGGFDAILQTAVCKDDIGWRKDSTHLLVFSTESAFHYEADGTNVLSGILARNDEECHLNHNGTYVYDTKQDYPSVPTLVRLLGRHNIIPIFAVTNHSYSYYEKLHKYFPISAIGVLQEDSSNIVELLRMAFERIRSKMDIRADYEPKALKALKTEFSSSMYQKTESGSFNITRGEVGKFKMRVKALENVGGQHVCSLPEKDRQGVIHVKPTSLSDSLEVRASVVCDVCPCEQHAVPSSPKCNFRGDFICGQCFCHAGWQGDTCDCSLELSSNKTECIRPGEEKVCSGRGECICGKCQCNLEGQVQRFDGDFCQYDVLQCPRTSGFLCNDRGRCSEGACVCESGWEGPGCECPTSNDTCIDSRGGICNNQGRCECGRCICDKASVYISSTCEISYSLGFQAICESIRDCVQCQAWGTGNRKGNCSTCHLQVQMVEELKKEEASEQCSFQDEEDDCTYHYTLMGDPSDLPNATVQVQKKKECPPGNFLWLIPLLIFLILLLGLLLLLCWRFCACCKACLALLPCCARGRTVGFKEDHYMLRQSLMSSDHLDTPMVRSGSLKGRDTVRWKINNNVHKQGFASHTATANPKDLIPYGLSLRLTRLFTQNLTKPESRECEQLRKEVEENLNDIYKHIPGCHKLQQTKFRVQPNSGKRQDHTIVDTVLTAPRSAKMDIIKVTEKHVSHEAFNDLKVSPGYYTVTSDQDAHGMVEFQEAVELVDVRVPLFIREDDDDEKQLQVEAIDVPTGIAEIGRRLVNITIIKEQASSLITFLQPAYSHSRFDKVAKIPVLREIIDNGKSQVTYRTRDLTAKDGRDYVFAEGDLIFQPGETRKEVQVSLLELTEIDTLLHNCQLKQFAIDLLHPKYGAKIGRYPQTTVTIADPEVVDGVPPLTGMGQVTQSPKGRLGAPLNPNAQALSSRKIRLSWFPPPGKPLGYKVKYWIQGDPESEAHLIDVKSPSAELHNLYPFCDYEMQVCAYNAMGEGVYSDIIHCHTLEDVPSEPGRLAFNVVSSTVTQLSWAEPAETNGEITAYEVSYGLVNEDNIPIGPVKKVLVEDPKKRMVLIENLRESQPYRYMVKARNGAGWGPEREATINLATQPKRPLSIPIIPDVPIIDAEGGEDYDSYLMYSSDVLRSPTGSKHPSVSDDSGSRWKYVQLLGEDLDLRRITWRLPPETIPRLSGSSHLSSDTEGLLREEDSDVATGSLMRSGTPRPQAEHLLNGRVDFSGSSGTLTRATNTSYHQLSSHVQQEHRVMGSSSLTRDYSTMMMGHDYPGRPLPPIREDAGRTIPLPRDVGFRSRAKVKGYYPSTGFRDSIIMTDGSAGICKYIDSRLPLGIPDTPTRLVFSALGPTSLKVSWQEPHCEKEVQGYSVQYQLLNGGEVHRLTIPNPAQNSVVVEDLLPNHSYIFKVKAQSEEGWGPEREGVITIESQVDPQSPLSPVPGSPFTLSTPSAPGPLVFTALSPDSLQLSWERPRKPNGAILGYMVTCEMLHGGGEPRNIYVEGDNPETTLTVPHLSENIPYKFKVQAKTTQGFGPEREGIITIESQDGGTFSQFGGQQYMREVYNFPAEYTTKTSISHSSLDPHFSDGMLMTTQRVESASSTLTKQVTKEFVSRTVMSSGTLTKQMERQFYEA encoded by the exons AGCTTTGATAAACCCCGCTGCGACCTGCGGGAGAACCTGCTGCGCTacggctgcggggaggccagcATCGTCTACATGAGGGGCGAGATGCGGACAGAGCAG AACATCAGCATCAACACGCGCCTGCAGAGGACCCAGGTGGCCCCCCAGCGCATGTTCATGCGGCTGCGGGCTGGGGAGGAGATGAGCTTCAACATGGACGTCTTCCAGCCCCTGGAGAGCCCCGTGGATCTCTACATCCTCATGGACTTCTCCTACTCTATGTCCGATGATCTGGACAACCTCAAAAGCATGGGCCACAACCTAG ccgAGTTCCTGCAAGACCTGACCTCCAACTACACCATCGGCTTCGGCAAGTTTGTGGACAAAGTCTCATCCCCGCAGACAGACATGAGGCCTGCGAA GCTTCGCGAGCCCTGGAACAACGCCGACTCCCCCTTCTCCTTCAAGAACGTCATCCGCCTGACCAACAACATCAACCACTTCAGCGAGGAGCTCAGGAAGGAGCGCATCTCCGGCAACCTGGATGCCCCCGAGGGCGGCTTTGATGCTATCCTGCAGACAGCTGTGTGcaag GACGATATCGGCTGGAGGAAGGACAGCACGCACCTGCTCGTGTTCTCCACCGAGTCTGCCTTTCACTACGAAGCCGACGGCACCAACGTCCTGTCAGGGATCCTGGCAAGGAACGACGAGGAGTGTCACCTGAACCACAACGGCACCTACGTGTATGACACCAAGCAGGACTACCCCTCGGTGCCCACCCTGGTGCGCCTGCTGGGCCGGCACAACATCATCCCCATCTTTGCGGTCACCAACCACTCCTACAGCTACTACGAG AAGCTGCACAAGTATTTCCCCATCTCTGCGATCGGGGTGCTGCAGGAAGACTCGTCCAACATCGTGGAGCTGCTTCGCATGGCCTTCGAG cgcaTCCGCTCCAAGATGGACATCCGAGCTGACTACGAGCCCAAGGCCTTGAAGGCCTTGAAGACAGAGTTCAGCTCCTCCATGTACCAAAAGACAGAGTCCGGCTCCTTCAACATCACCCGTGGGGAAGTG GGCAAGTTCAAGATGCGCGTGAAGGCGCTCGAGAACGTCGGCGGGCAGCACGTCTGCAGCCTCCCGGAGAAAGACCGGCAGGGAGTCATCCACGTGAAGCCCACGTCCCTGAGCGACAGCCTTGAAGTCAGAGCCTCGGTGGTCTGTGATGTGTGCCCGTGTGAGCAG CACGCGGTCCCCTCCTCACCCAAGTGCAACTTCCGTGGGGACTTCATCTGTGGACAGTGCTTCTGCCACGCAGGCTG GCAAGGGGACACGTGCGACTGCTCCCTGGAATTGTCCTCCAACAAAACAGAGTGCATCCGCCCTGGGGAGGAGAAAGTGTGCTCAGGCCGGGGTGAGTGTATCTGCGGGAAGTGCCAGTGCAACCTGGAGGGCCAGGTGCAGCGCTTCGACGGGGACTTCTGCCAGTACGACGTCCTGCAGTGCCCGCGCACCTCCGGCTTCCTCTGCAACG ATCGCGGTCGCTGCTCCGAGGGTGCCTGCGTGTGTGAGAGCGGCTGGGAGGGCCCAGGCTGCGAGTGTCCCACGAGCAATGACACCTGCATCGACAGCCGGGGG ggcATCTGCAACAACCAGGGGAGGTGCGAGTGCGGCAGGTGCATCTGTGACAAGGCGTCCGTGTACATCAGCTCCACCTGCGAGATCAGCTACTCCCTG GGTTTCCAGGCCATCTGCGAGAGCATCCGGGACTGTGTCCAGTGCCAGGCCTGGGGAACGGGCAACAGGAAAGGGAACTGCAGCACGTGCCACCTCCAGGTCCAGATGGTGGAGGAGCTGAAGAAAG AGGAGGCCAGTGAGCAATGCTCCTTCCAGGACGAGGAGGATGACTGCACCTACCACTACACCCTGATGGGAGACCCCAGCGACCTCCCCAACGCCACCGTCCAGGTGCAGAAGAAGAAAG AGTGCCCTCCGGGAAACTTCCTCTGGCTCATCCCACTGCTCATTTTCCTGATCCTCCTCCTggggcttctgctgctgctgtgctggaggtTCTGCGCCTGCTGCAAG GCTTGCCTGGCCCTGCTTCCCTGCTGTGCACGAG GTCGCACGGTTGGCTTCAAGGAGGACCACTACATGCTGCGCCAGAGCCTCATGTCCTCCGACCACCTGGACACCCCCATGGTCCGCAGCGGGTCCCTCAAGGGCCGGGACACCGTCCGCTGGAAGATCAACAACAATGTCCACAAGCAGGGCTTCGCCTCCCACACTGCCACCGCCAACCCCAAAGATCTCA TTCCCTACGGGCTGTCTCTGAGGCTGACCCGGCTTTTCACGCAGAACCTCACGAAGCCGGAGAGCCGGGAGTGCGAGCAGCTGCGCAAGGAAGTGGAGGAGAAC CTGAACGACATTTACAAGCACATCCCAGGCTGCCACAAGCTCCAGCAGACCAAGTTCAG gGTACAGCCCAATTCTGGGAAAAG GCAGGACCACACCATCGTGGACACTGTGCTCACCGCCCCTCGCTCAGCCAAGATGGACATCATCAAAGTCACCGAGAAGCACGTCTCCCACGAGGCTTTCAACGACCTGAAGGTTTCGCCAGGTTATTACACCGTGACCTCGGATCAAG ATGCTCATGGGATGGTGGAGTTCCAAGAAGCCGTGGAGCTGGTGGATGTCCGTGTCCCGCTCTTCATCAGggaggatgatgatgatgagaaGCAGCTGCAGGTGGAGGCCATTGACGTCCCCACCGGCATCGCGGAGATTGGACGCAGGCTGGTCAACATCACCATCATCAAAGAACAAG CCAGCAGCCTCATCACCTTCTTGCAGCCAGCCTATTCCCACAGCCGCTTTGACAAGGTGGCCAAGATCCCTGTCCTGCGGGAGATCATAGACAACGGGAAGTCCCAAGTCACCTACAGGACCCGAGACCTCACCGCCAAGGACGGCAGG gaCTACGTCTTTGCAGAAGGCGACCTGATCTTCCAGCCCGGCGAGACCCggaaagaggtgcaggtctCCTTGCTGGAGCTCACCGAAATAGACACCCTCCTGCACAACTGCCAGCTCAAGCAGTTCGCCATCGACCTCCTCCATCCCAAGTACGGCGCCAAGATCGGCCGCTACCCCCAGACCACGGTGACCATCGCTGACCCAG AGGTGGTGGATGGTGTCCCCCCACTGACTGGCATGGGCCAAGTCACGCAGTCCCCCAAAGGCCGCCTGGGTGCACCGCTGAATCCCAATGCCCAGGCTCTCAGCTCCAGGAAAATCCGCCTCAGCTGGTTTCCTCCGCCAGGAAAACCCCTGGGTTACAAG GTGAAATACTGGATCCAGGGGGACCCCGAGTCAGAAGCTCACCTCATCGATGTCAAATCACCATCGGCAGAACTGCATAACCTCTACCCCTTCTGCGACTACGAGATGCAAGTCTGCGCCTACAACGCCATGGGTGAAGGGGTCTACTCCGACATCATCCACTGCCACACGCTGGAGGACG TGCCCAGTGAGCCTGGCCGCTTGGCTTTCAACGTCGTCTCTTCCACCGTGACgcagctgagctgggctgagccTGCAGAAACCAACGGGGAGATCACGGCGTATGAAGTCAGCTACGGACTCGTTAACGAGGACAACA TACCCATTGGCCCAGTGAAGAAAGTGCTGGTGGAAGACCCAAAGAAACGCATGGTGCTGATAGAAAACCTGCGGGAGTCCCAGCCCTACCGCTACATGGTGAAGGCCAGaaatggtgctggctgggggccTGAGAGAGAAGCCACCATCAACCTTGCTACACAGCCCAAGCGTCCATTGTCCA TCCCCATCATCCCTGATGTCCCCATCATCGATGCTGAAGGAGGTGAGGACTATGACAGCTACCTGATGTACAGCTCAGATGTGCTTCGTTCTCCGACTGGCAGCAAGCATCCCAGCGTCTCTGACGATTCAG GCTCCAGGTGGAAATAtgtgcagctgctgggagaagACTTGGATCTTCGCCGCATCACCTGGAGGCTCCCACCTGAAACCATTCCCCGCCTCTCTGGCAGCAGCCACCTCTCCTCGGACACCGAGGGTCTCCTCCGCGAGGAGGACAGCGACGTGGCTACTGGCAGCCTGATGAGGAGCGGGACCCCCCGGCCCCAAGCAG AGCACCTGCTGAACGGCCGGGTGGACTTCTCCGGCAGCAGCGGCACGCTGACCAGGGCAACAAACACCAGCTACCACCAGCTGAGCTCACAcgtgcagcaggagcacagggtgatgggcagctcctcgctGACCAGAGACTACTCCACGATGATGATGGGGCACG ATTACCCAGGGAGACCCCTCCCTCCCATCCGTGAAGATGCTGGGAGGACAATCCCGCTGCCCCGGGATGTGGGTTTCAGGAGCAGGGCAAAGGTGAAGGGTTACTACCCCAGCACTGGCTTTCGGGACTCTATAATCATGACCGATGGGTCTGCAGGGATTTGCAAGTACATAG ATTCCAGGCTGCCGCTGGGCATCCCCGACACCCCGACCCGTTTGGTCTTCTCCGCCCTGGGGCCCACCTCCCTGAAGGTGAGCTGGCAGGAGCCGCACTGCGAGAAGGAGGTGCAGGGCTACAGCGTGCAGTACCAGCTGCTCAACGGAG GAGAGGTGCACCGCCTCACCATCCCCAACCCCGCCCAGAActcggtggtggtggaggaccTGCTGCCCAACCACTCCTACATCTTCAAGGTGAAGGCGCAGAGCGAGGAGGGCTGGGGCCCCGAGAGGGAAGGGGTCATCACCATCGAGTCCCAGGTGGATCCGCAGAGCCCGCTCAGCCCTGTTCCAG GATCCCCCTTCACGCTGAGCACACCCAGTGCTCCCGGACCACTGGTTTTCACCGCTCTCAGCCCCGAttccctgcagctcagctgggagaggCCCCGCAAGCCCAACGGGGCCATCCTGGGCTACATGGTCACCTGCGAGATGCTGCACGGAGGAG GCGAGCCCAGGAATATCTACGTTGAAGGAGACAATCCAGAAACAACCCTGACCGTGCCTCACCTGAGCGAGAACATCCCGTACAAGTTCAAAGTGCAAGCCAAGACCACCCAAGGCTTTGGGCCGGAGAGAGAAGGCATCATCACCATCGAATCTCAGGATGGAG gcACTTTCTCACAGTTTGGAGGACAGCAGTACATGAGAGAAGTGTACAACTTTCCCGCTGAATACACCACCAAAACCAgcatcagccactcctccctgGACCCCCACTTCTCAG ATGGCATGCTGATGACAACCCAGCGGGTGGAGAGCGCCAGCAGCACCCTCACCAAGCAGGTCACCAAAGAGTTCGTCAGCAGGACCGTGATGTCCAGCGGGACCCTCACCAAGCAGATGGAGAGGCAGTTCTACGAGGCCTGA